Proteins from a genomic interval of Chryseobacterium indologenes:
- a CDS encoding acyl-CoA carboxylase subunit beta: MDIEFNKREDHNRLKLSEINRLLTEIKKGGGEKRLQKLREEGKMTARERIEYLLDKDSDSIEVGAFAGYEMYPEHGGCPSGGVVVVIGYISGRQCIVVANDASVKAGAWFPITGKKNLRAQEIAMENKLPIIYLVDSAGVYLPMQDEIFPDKEHFGRIFRNNAKMSSMGIIQISAVMGSCVAGGAYLPIMSDEAMIVDKTGSIFLAGSYLVKAAIGESIDNETLGGATTHCSISGVTDYKAKDDKDALNRIKNIMKSLGSTEKAGFDRTESFPPKENPENIFGIMPASRAEQYDTFEIIKCIVDNSEYEEYKPDYGKSIICATARIDGWSVGIVANQRKLVKSGKGEMQFGGVIYSDSADKATRFIANCNQRKIPLIFLQDVTGFMVGSKSEHGGIIKDGAKMVNAVSNSVVPKFTIITGNSYGAGNYAMCGKAYDPRLIVAWPWADLAVMGGAQAAKVLAQIQESTLKKQGKEISEEEHNEILDTISKRYQKQTESTYAAARLWTDAIINPVDTRKWISMGIEAANHSPITEKFNLGVIQV, translated from the coding sequence ATGGACATCGAATTCAACAAACGGGAAGATCACAACAGATTAAAGTTATCAGAAATCAATCGCTTGCTCACCGAAATCAAAAAAGGAGGCGGAGAAAAGAGGCTTCAAAAGCTTCGTGAAGAAGGAAAAATGACTGCAAGAGAAAGAATAGAATATCTTCTTGATAAGGATTCAGATTCCATTGAAGTAGGAGCATTTGCCGGATATGAAATGTATCCTGAGCATGGTGGTTGTCCCAGCGGGGGAGTCGTAGTAGTGATCGGCTACATTTCAGGAAGACAATGTATTGTCGTGGCTAATGATGCGTCTGTAAAAGCAGGAGCCTGGTTTCCGATCACGGGAAAGAAAAATCTCAGAGCACAGGAAATCGCTATGGAAAATAAACTTCCTATTATTTATCTTGTAGATTCTGCGGGAGTTTACCTTCCTATGCAGGATGAAATATTCCCTGATAAAGAGCATTTCGGAAGAATATTCAGAAATAATGCAAAGATGAGCTCTATGGGAATTATCCAGATCTCAGCGGTTATGGGAAGTTGTGTAGCCGGAGGAGCTTATTTACCTATTATGAGTGATGAAGCCATGATTGTTGATAAAACAGGCTCTATCTTTCTTGCCGGAAGCTATCTTGTAAAAGCAGCCATCGGAGAAAGCATCGATAACGAAACGTTAGGAGGAGCAACCACACATTGTTCTATTTCAGGGGTGACCGATTATAAGGCCAAGGATGATAAAGATGCTCTGAATAGAATTAAAAATATTATGAAGTCTCTCGGAAGTACTGAAAAAGCAGGTTTCGATAGAACAGAAAGCTTTCCGCCCAAAGAAAATCCGGAAAATATCTTCGGAATTATGCCTGCTTCGAGAGCGGAACAATATGATACTTTTGAGATCATCAAATGTATTGTGGATAACTCAGAATATGAAGAGTATAAACCTGATTACGGTAAAAGTATAATCTGCGCCACAGCGAGAATTGACGGATGGTCTGTAGGAATTGTAGCCAATCAGAGAAAATTGGTAAAAAGTGGAAAAGGAGAGATGCAGTTCGGCGGAGTAATTTACTCAGATTCTGCAGATAAAGCTACCCGATTCATTGCCAACTGTAATCAAAGAAAGATTCCTTTGATCTTTTTACAGGACGTTACAGGATTTATGGTAGGATCTAAGTCAGAACATGGAGGAATTATCAAGGACGGAGCCAAAATGGTGAATGCCGTTTCCAACTCTGTAGTTCCAAAATTTACTATTATTACCGGAAACTCTTACGGTGCCGGAAATTATGCAATGTGCGGAAAAGCATACGACCCAAGACTTATCGTGGCATGGCCTTGGGCTGACCTGGCCGTAATGGGTGGAGCACAAGCTGCAAAAGTACTTGCACAAATCCAGGAATCTACCCTTAAAAAGCAAGGAAAAGAAATTTCTGAAGAAGAACATAATGAAATTCTGGATACGATCTCAAAAAGATACCAAAAACAAACAGAATCTACTTATGCTGCAGCCAGATTATGGACAGATGCCATCATTAATCCTGTAGATACCAGAAAATGGATTTCCATGGGGATTGAAGCTGCTAATCACTCTCCTATTACAGAAAAATTTAATTTAGGAGTGATCCAGGTCTGA
- the uvrC gene encoding excinuclease ABC subunit UvrC, with amino-acid sequence MNPSLELQLKTLPSEPGVYRYYDKNDQLLYVGKAKNLKKRVLSYFNKNLSGYRIKIMVSKIQRLETTIVNSEYDALLLENNLIKEHQPFYNVMLKDDKTYPWICIKNEDFPRIFLTRNKIKDGSEYYGPYAKVRPAKILLDTIKHIYKLRTCNLNLSPAKIADGKYKVCLEYHIKNCEGPCEDLESKEDYDEKIEAIRGIIKGDFRKAKEYLVNQMMKLASNLQFEEAQIIKERLDILEDYQAKNTVVNPNIDDVDVFGMTSDETAAYVNFFKIRNGNIIQSFTTEIKKILEETDEDIMEEALIEIRQKFDSNSREVLLPFHLSVEIPNVKLIVPKVGDKKRIVELSEKNAKEYRLEKLKQVQIVDPERHTNRIMAEMQKLLRMPLEPRHIEGFDNSNIQGTNPVSACVVFKDGKPSKADYRIFHPKTVEGPNDFATMEEVIYRRYKRMLDEGESLPQLILIDGGKGQLSSAVKSLRLLGLYGKITIVGIAKRLEEIFFPEDPIPLYLDKKSETLKILQRVRDEAHRFGVKHHRTRRKNSTIKSELEEIPGVGEKTIELLLSKLKSVKRIKESNLETLEEILGKTKAKVIWEFFNID; translated from the coding sequence ATGAATCCTTCTTTAGAATTACAACTCAAAACTTTACCATCCGAACCCGGCGTTTATCGTTATTATGATAAAAATGATCAGCTTTTGTATGTTGGTAAGGCCAAAAATTTAAAAAAGAGGGTACTATCCTACTTCAATAAAAATCTTTCCGGGTACAGGATTAAAATAATGGTCAGTAAAATCCAGCGTCTGGAAACGACTATTGTGAACAGTGAGTATGATGCTCTTCTTTTGGAAAATAATCTGATTAAGGAACACCAGCCGTTTTATAACGTCATGCTGAAAGATGACAAAACCTATCCCTGGATTTGCATTAAAAATGAGGATTTCCCGAGAATTTTTCTCACCAGAAATAAAATTAAAGACGGTTCCGAATACTATGGGCCTTATGCGAAAGTTCGTCCCGCTAAAATTTTACTGGATACGATTAAGCATATATATAAACTCAGAACCTGTAATCTTAATCTTTCCCCTGCAAAAATAGCAGACGGAAAGTATAAAGTCTGCCTGGAATATCATATCAAAAACTGTGAGGGCCCATGCGAGGACCTTGAAAGTAAGGAAGACTATGATGAAAAGATAGAGGCCATCCGCGGGATAATCAAGGGGGACTTCCGTAAGGCAAAAGAATATCTGGTAAATCAGATGATGAAACTGGCCTCCAACCTACAGTTTGAGGAAGCCCAGATCATTAAAGAAAGATTAGACATTCTTGAAGATTATCAGGCTAAGAATACTGTTGTCAACCCCAATATTGACGATGTGGATGTTTTTGGAATGACCAGTGATGAAACCGCAGCTTATGTCAATTTCTTTAAAATAAGGAATGGTAATATCATTCAGAGTTTTACAACAGAGATTAAAAAAATCCTGGAAGAAACTGATGAAGATATTATGGAGGAAGCATTGATAGAAATCAGACAAAAGTTTGATTCCAATTCAAGGGAAGTTCTCCTGCCTTTCCATCTTTCTGTAGAAATCCCCAATGTAAAGCTTATTGTTCCCAAGGTAGGTGATAAGAAAAGAATTGTGGAACTTTCAGAAAAGAATGCCAAAGAATATCGTTTGGAAAAATTAAAGCAGGTTCAGATTGTAGATCCTGAAAGACATACGAACAGAATCATGGCGGAAATGCAGAAATTGCTGAGAATGCCTTTGGAACCAAGACATATTGAAGGTTTTGATAACTCCAATATTCAGGGAACCAATCCGGTATCTGCCTGTGTGGTTTTTAAAGACGGGAAACCCAGCAAAGCGGATTACAGAATTTTTCATCCTAAAACAGTAGAAGGGCCAAACGATTTTGCTACCATGGAAGAAGTGATCTACCGCCGTTACAAAAGGATGCTGGATGAAGGAGAAAGCCTTCCGCAGCTGATCCTTATTGATGGTGGAAAAGGGCAATTATCTTCGGCCGTAAAGAGTTTAAGATTGCTGGGACTATACGGAAAAATTACCATAGTAGGAATTGCAAAGCGGCTGGAAGAGATCTTCTTCCCGGAAGATCCTATCCCATTATATCTTGATAAAAAATCTGAAACTTTAAAAATTCTTCAAAGGGTAAGAGATGAGGCTCACCGTTTTGGAGTAAAGCATCACAGAACCCGAAGGAAAAATTCCACAATAAAATCTGAGTTGGAAGAAATTCCGGGTGTTGGAGAAAAAACAATAGAACTATTGTTGTCAAAACTGAAGTCTGTAAAAAGAATTAAAGAATCCAATCTTGAAACATTGGAAGAAATTTTAGGAAAGACCAAGGCCAAAGTTATTTGGGAATTTTTCAATATAGATTAA
- a CDS encoding GNAT family N-acetyltransferase → MILSPEIKIRTKRVIMQPVRDSDINAILEHFTSEITRYMPFNPQGDREEIVNFVNESKRTLSQNTDLVLVALDSNEDFIGCCGIHNITQESVELGLWLKKGVHGKGLGSEIITGLIEFLENHFTFEYILYPVDESNVASRKIPEKLGFIPAKRYKKYKDILTDLSIVEYRKYYEPAMMSNKKP, encoded by the coding sequence ATGATATTAAGTCCTGAAATTAAAATAAGAACGAAACGGGTAATTATGCAGCCTGTCCGAGACTCAGACATCAATGCTATCTTGGAACATTTCACAAGTGAAATCACCAGATACATGCCCTTTAATCCGCAAGGAGACAGAGAGGAGATCGTAAATTTTGTGAATGAATCAAAAAGAACTTTATCTCAAAACACAGATCTGGTACTGGTTGCCCTGGATTCAAATGAAGATTTTATCGGATGTTGTGGTATCCACAATATAACACAGGAATCTGTTGAGCTGGGTTTATGGCTGAAAAAGGGCGTTCACGGGAAAGGACTGGGAAGTGAAATTATAACAGGCCTGATTGAGTTTCTCGAAAATCATTTTACTTTTGAATATATCCTCTACCCCGTTGACGAATCCAATGTTGCCAGTAGAAAAATTCCGGAAAAACTTGGGTTTATTCCTGCTAAAAGGTATAAGAAGTACAAAGATATTCTCACCGATCTTAGTATTGTAGAGTATAGAAAATACTACGAGCCCGCAATGATGAGTAACAAAAAACCCTGA
- a CDS encoding PorV/PorQ family protein — translation MMKKYFLLAFSLLFGWSQSQIIRKYSNEFLNIGAGARGLAMGGAVITNQDDVYAPMWNPAGLMSIERDWQGAAMHAEYFESIAKYDYLAYARVLEEGVFGVSVVRLGVDNILNTTQMIDSEGNIDYDKITKFSQSDYAAILSYAFRPGGNPNLNVGVNAKIVYRNVGKFANGYGFGFDVGAIYKADNGWKFGGMIRDITTTVNFWSINQKELSTVVNGEEFNPAPKDKMELTMPKLNVGASKLFEINSSVYVLPEAGLNVDFAKTASLVSTDFASISPYAGAELGYQKMIFVRLGINRFQSITDIEDLKRKVSFQPSAGVGIRYRGLTLDYAITNSGIGGSNFYSNFFSLKLDMGAFRND, via the coding sequence ATGATGAAAAAATATTTTTTACTTGCATTTTCACTGCTGTTTGGGTGGTCTCAATCACAGATCATCAGGAAATATTCCAATGAATTTCTAAATATCGGAGCAGGCGCGAGGGGACTGGCGATGGGAGGAGCGGTAATCACTAACCAGGATGATGTCTATGCTCCTATGTGGAACCCTGCGGGATTGATGTCCATTGAAAGAGACTGGCAGGGCGCAGCGATGCACGCAGAATATTTTGAATCTATTGCAAAGTATGATTATCTGGCCTATGCCAGGGTATTGGAAGAAGGCGTATTTGGTGTTTCGGTAGTAAGACTGGGTGTAGATAACATATTGAATACAACCCAGATGATCGATTCCGAAGGAAATATCGATTATGATAAGATAACCAAGTTCTCACAATCTGATTATGCTGCCATCCTTTCATATGCCTTCAGACCTGGTGGAAACCCGAATCTGAACGTAGGGGTGAATGCCAAAATTGTATACAGGAATGTGGGTAAATTTGCAAACGGATATGGATTTGGTTTTGACGTGGGAGCAATTTATAAGGCAGATAACGGATGGAAATTTGGAGGGATGATCCGGGATATTACAACGACGGTAAACTTCTGGAGTATTAACCAAAAGGAACTTTCAACGGTTGTAAACGGGGAAGAATTTAACCCTGCACCAAAAGATAAGATGGAGCTTACCATGCCTAAACTTAACGTAGGTGCCAGTAAATTATTTGAAATCAACAGCAGTGTTTATGTTTTACCTGAAGCAGGTTTAAATGTAGATTTTGCAAAAACGGCATCACTGGTTTCAACTGATTTTGCCAGTATCAGCCCATATGCAGGTGCTGAATTAGGATATCAGAAAATGATATTTGTAAGATTGGGTATCAACAGATTTCAATCTATCACAGATATTGAAGATCTTAAAAGAAAAGTTTCTTTCCAGCCAAGCGCAGGAGTTGGGATAAGATACAGAGGCCTTACATTGGATTATGCGATTACAAATTCAGGGATAGGAGGCTCCAATTTTTATTCTAATTTCTTTTCACTTAAGCTCGATATGGGAGCATTTAGAAATGATTAA